Proteins from one Candidatus Methanoperedens sp. genomic window:
- the pyrF gene encoding orotidine-5'-phosphate decarboxylase codes for MQPVRRKTRLILALDVTDENKAVSISKAAAKHVDAIKIGYPLVLGAGLGIIDRICEFAPVIADFKVADIPNTAQIICRQAFEAGASAVIVHGFTGRDSLLECVKTAQEYKGEIYVVTEMSHPGAVEFMAPKALEIAALAVDCKAQGVVAPATRPERIKQIRSIVGSLTIISPGVGAQGGSAADAIKAGADYVIAGRTIYGSKTPGTEAEKIAKEIEKCR; via the coding sequence ATGCAGCCAGTACGCAGGAAAACGCGCCTTATCCTTGCCCTTGATGTTACAGATGAAAATAAAGCCGTCTCTATATCCAAAGCCGCAGCAAAGCATGTGGATGCCATCAAGATAGGCTACCCGCTTGTTCTTGGGGCAGGACTTGGGATAATTGACAGGATTTGCGAATTTGCGCCTGTAATTGCGGATTTTAAGGTGGCTGACATCCCAAACACAGCGCAGATTATATGCAGACAGGCGTTTGAGGCAGGCGCAAGTGCGGTTATAGTGCATGGTTTTACAGGAAGGGACAGCCTTCTTGAGTGCGTGAAAACGGCGCAGGAATACAAAGGGGAGATATATGTTGTTACGGAAATGAGCCATCCGGGGGCAGTAGAGTTCATGGCGCCAAAAGCCCTTGAGATTGCGGCTCTTGCAGTTGATTGCAAAGCACAGGGCGTGGTGGCTCCTGCAACGCGCCCTGAAAGAATAAAGCAGATACGAAGTATTGTCGGGAGTCTGACGATAATCTCGCCAGGCGTGGGCGCGCAGGGAGGAAGTGCAGCAGATGCCATAAAGGCTGGTGCAGATTATGTTATAGCTGGGCGAACAATTTATGGCTCAAAGACTCCCGGAACGGAAGCCGAAAAAATAGCAAAAGAGATTGAAAAGTGCCGATGA
- the nadA gene encoding quinolinate synthase NadA encodes MDEVKRIEQLKKEKNAIILAHNYQRGDVQDIADFVGDSFGLSQKAASHAASVIVFCGVDFMAESAAILCPKKTVLMPELSAQCPMAAMITAELLRQEKEKYPEAAVVCYVNTPASVKAESDICCTSANAVKVVDSLAEDEIIFVPDKNLALYVAAHTKKKIIPWNGYCPTHHLILPGDILLEKEEHPDAEVLVHPECRPDVITLADKVLSTEGMLKYAGLSASREFIIGTEVGLLHRLGKENPDKTFIPATRYAVCPNMKMNTLQSIIRSLERNEHVIKVPEDIRIKAKLALDRMLEVGRGD; translated from the coding sequence ATGGATGAAGTCAAAAGAATAGAACAATTAAAAAAAGAAAAAAATGCAATCATCCTTGCGCATAACTACCAGCGCGGGGATGTGCAGGATATCGCTGACTTTGTAGGGGATTCCTTCGGCTTGAGCCAGAAAGCCGCTTCTCACGCGGCTTCCGTTATTGTCTTTTGCGGTGTGGATTTCATGGCAGAGAGTGCTGCAATCCTCTGCCCGAAAAAAACCGTGCTCATGCCAGAGCTCAGCGCCCAGTGCCCGATGGCTGCCATGATAACCGCCGAGTTATTAAGACAGGAGAAGGAAAAATATCCAGAAGCTGCTGTCGTTTGTTACGTGAATACCCCCGCATCGGTTAAAGCCGAAAGCGATATATGCTGCACTTCTGCGAACGCCGTTAAAGTGGTGGACTCATTGGCTGAAGATGAGATAATCTTCGTCCCTGATAAAAATCTTGCCCTGTATGTTGCAGCCCATACAAAAAAGAAAATCATTCCCTGGAACGGGTACTGTCCCACCCACCACCTTATACTGCCAGGCGATATACTGCTTGAAAAAGAGGAGCATCCCGATGCCGAGGTGCTGGTTCATCCCGAGTGTAGACCCGATGTCATAACCCTTGCTGATAAGGTGCTGAGCACTGAGGGCATGTTAAAATATGCCGGGCTTTCCGCATCGCGGGAGTTCATCATAGGCACTGAGGTCGGACTTTTACACCGCCTGGGCAAAGAAAATCCCGATAAGACCTTCATTCCCGCAACACGATATGCCGTCTGTCCGAATATGAAAATGAACACACTGCAGAGCATTATCCGCTCCCTTGAAAGAAACGAGCATGTGATAAAAGTCCCTGAGGACATAAGGATTAAAGCAAAACTTGCACTTGACAGGATGCTGGAAGTGGGAAGGGGCGACTGA
- the hisB gene encoding imidazoleglycerol-phosphate dehydratase HisB, which produces MRSSKVTRKTNETEIEVKLSLEGSGNTDINTGIAFFDHMLNSFAKHGSFDLAVKARGDLSVDDHHTIEDVGIALGSALEKALGDKKGIERFGEASVPMDEALATVAIDLSGRSFLAFEASFGGKIGGFNPQNTRHFFESLTSNAGINAHMDVKGENDHHKNEALFKAFGIALKRATRLSGVGVPSTKGVL; this is translated from the coding sequence ATGCGCTCATCGAAAGTAACCCGGAAAACAAACGAGACCGAGATAGAAGTGAAATTATCCCTGGAAGGTTCGGGAAATACCGATATCAACACAGGCATAGCATTCTTTGACCATATGCTCAACTCTTTTGCAAAGCACGGCTCCTTTGACCTCGCTGTAAAGGCGCGAGGGGATCTCAGCGTGGATGACCACCATACCATAGAAGACGTTGGCATAGCACTTGGCAGTGCGCTAGAGAAGGCACTGGGGGACAAAAAAGGGATTGAGCGCTTTGGTGAAGCAAGCGTGCCCATGGATGAAGCGCTTGCCACAGTTGCAATAGACCTGAGCGGGCGGAGTTTTCTTGCCTTCGAGGCATCGTTTGGCGGGAAAATAGGGGGCTTCAATCCTCAGAATACCCGGCATTTTTTTGAATCACTAACAAGCAATGCGGGAATTAACGCGCATATGGATGTTAAGGGGGAGAACGACCATCATAAAAATGAAGCGCTCTTCAAGGCATTCGGGATTGCATTAAAAAGAGCAACCAGGTTAAGCGGGGTAGGTGTTCCGAGCACAAAAGGCGTATTGTAG
- a CDS encoding RNA ligase partner protein, which translates to MIRQRFVLDTSALTDTQTRELEGGTLCIAMGGILDIIAEVRLHLGISCYIPYPSVYNELREFAKNNGCDEETLAKIDTWLVKKTPDRYEVKIPSKIFYDYVDFMRGRINKGMNVAEDAIWESATECLFRTTKARSKHEIEPEIERNVIGGIINNFRDKYRNALRYGILDSAPDIDVLLLAKELDAAVVASDIGIQKWAEQLGLRFVEAKSFPAMMKEYLKRIKPEKIASTV; encoded by the coding sequence ATGATTCGCCAGAGATTCGTTCTTGATACCAGCGCCCTGACAGATACGCAGACAAGGGAACTTGAAGGCGGTACTCTTTGTATCGCAATGGGAGGCATCCTTGATATCATAGCCGAGGTGCGCCTGCATCTCGGGATTAGCTGCTACATCCCGTATCCTTCCGTGTATAATGAGCTGAGGGAATTTGCAAAGAACAACGGCTGCGATGAGGAGACGCTGGCAAAAATAGATACGTGGCTTGTCAAAAAAACCCCGGACAGGTATGAAGTGAAAATCCCCTCCAAGATTTTCTATGATTACGTGGATTTCATGCGCGGCAGGATCAACAAAGGGATGAACGTGGCAGAGGATGCAATATGGGAGTCAGCTACAGAGTGCCTCTTCCGCACCACCAAAGCGCGCTCAAAGCACGAGATCGAGCCTGAGATCGAGCGAAATGTGATAGGCGGGATCATCAACAACTTCCGGGATAAATACAGGAACGCCCTGCGATACGGAATCCTTGACAGCGCCCCGGATATTGATGTGTTACTGCTTGCAAAAGAGCTTGATGCTGCAGTCGTGGCAAGCGATATCGGTATCCAGAAATGGGCAGAGCAGCTCGGTCTTCGTTTCGTGGAGGCGAAATCTTTTCCTGCGATGATGAAAGAATACCTAAAACGCATAAAACCTGAAAAAATAGCAAGCACGGTATAG